From one Vibrio palustris genomic stretch:
- a CDS encoding type VI secretion system ImpA family N-terminal domain-containing protein, with translation MQNTIFLDNHYYHLTDDPHKIRDLADYETVREQLNRGYNPLAGGPNWEEVHTCCMRLAKGPGLDFLMTAYFTLASLKVQGLSGYANGLELLTAHVSQRGEPSSKQASAHKDIIDWVNTRVAKELKELKPDYAALRDLYRAERYCERLHQLLEQQQPSQIVDFESVGFALFEHIDRIEARYHTLMKRQDKEVQAQQATISRQRYYWSLIVACIVGGLLVIGAWYGYQNLAWFHKNDYAISQSVPILQSSAQAKRYQKQVSKTQLERWKPDVVPLYSTSIKQHMRASMLSHPWRAQQEMAVLNTLYPGSSQVAELNNELHKTQQDALAQTERFIERFKQIRTTMANVSLMAKKGHLHALQQHTQDLENFAVSLSPIYGRVDYVQTLIKRGEMDKANKEFLVLKQRLTSLSWQMLQLRQRLRPEAQTKALIGQ, from the coding sequence CACCTCACCGATGACCCCCATAAAATTCGCGACTTAGCCGATTATGAAACGGTACGAGAACAACTTAATCGTGGCTATAACCCGCTAGCTGGTGGTCCCAATTGGGAAGAGGTTCATACCTGCTGTATGCGCTTAGCGAAAGGGCCGGGTCTCGATTTTCTTATGACAGCGTATTTTACGTTGGCCAGCCTTAAGGTGCAGGGTTTGTCGGGCTATGCTAATGGGCTAGAGTTACTGACCGCACATGTTAGTCAGCGAGGGGAACCAAGCTCAAAACAAGCGAGCGCGCACAAAGATATTATAGACTGGGTCAATACACGTGTGGCGAAAGAGCTGAAAGAATTAAAGCCAGATTATGCAGCGCTGCGCGATTTATACCGTGCTGAGCGCTATTGTGAGCGTTTGCACCAGTTACTTGAGCAGCAACAGCCGAGCCAAATCGTGGATTTTGAAAGTGTTGGCTTCGCGCTCTTTGAGCATATTGACCGCATTGAAGCGCGTTATCACACGTTAATGAAGCGTCAAGATAAAGAAGTGCAAGCTCAGCAAGCGACAATATCACGCCAGCGCTACTATTGGAGCTTAATTGTTGCATGTATTGTTGGGGGTTTATTAGTAATTGGTGCTTGGTATGGCTATCAGAATCTCGCATGGTTCCATAAAAATGATTATGCCATTTCACAATCGGTACCGATATTACAGTCGTCAGCTCAAGCTAAACGTTATCAAAAACAGGTATCAAAAACGCAGCTAGAACGTTGGAAACCCGATGTTGTGCCGCTGTATTCAACATCGATTAAACAGCATATGAGAGCGTCGATGCTCAGCCATCCATGGCGAGCCCAGCAAGAAATGGCGGTACTCAACACCTTGTATCCTGGCTCGTCACAAGTTGCTGAATTAAATAATGAGTTGCATAAAACTCAACAAGACGCTTTAGCACAAACAGAACGCTTTATTGAACGTTTTAAGCAGATCCGGACTACGATGGCGAATGTGTCGTTAATGGCGAAGAAGGGCCATTTACATGCTTTACAGCAACATACGCAAGATCTAGAAAACTTTGCCGTCAGTTTGTCGCCGATTTATGGCCGCGTAGATTATGTACAAACCTTGATTAAGCGAGGGGAAATGGATAAGGCGAATAAAGAGTTTCTTGTGTTAAAGCAACGACTCACTAGCTTATCTTGGCAAATGCTCCAACTACGCCAAAGGCTTAGACCTGAGGCACAAACTAAGGCTCTCATTGGGCAATAA